A genomic window from Agrobacterium tumefaciens includes:
- a CDS encoding alpha/beta hydrolase codes for MRVLASLVLALITLSSCARRPGSDVLQPMDTKAYGAKTVTAYVASTRQESDRGKGFGTDRAARANYAQFDISIPPTHQKGKIEWASGKPNPKTDFVVTGANMLSEETFNTDLGRIAKSGRQIGLFVHGYNHSYQEALFRGAQMAADADIDGIPVVFSWPSQAKVTGYIADKQSATYSRDALAKVMANLALQSPKRKIIVFGHSMGGWLIMEALRQLRFQGRNDVIAKLQVVLAAPDIDADVFRKQVEVVGRLEPPLTVMVSKDDRALKVSSILGADVKRIGALDVENPSVQLVALRYGVQFIDISDVKASGLLNHDRYTALAALLPQLEESTGGQGSGFGRAGAFVFDTIGATLSSPFHLASKIVNPEH; via the coding sequence ATGCGCGTGTTAGCTTCACTCGTTCTAGCTCTCATCACACTGTCCTCGTGCGCACGCAGACCGGGCTCAGACGTTTTGCAACCGATGGATACAAAAGCATATGGTGCGAAAACGGTAACCGCCTATGTGGCAAGTACACGCCAAGAAAGCGATCGGGGTAAAGGCTTCGGAACGGATCGCGCAGCGAGAGCTAACTATGCCCAATTCGATATTTCCATTCCACCTACGCACCAAAAGGGGAAAATCGAGTGGGCGAGCGGCAAGCCAAATCCCAAGACAGACTTTGTCGTGACAGGCGCCAACATGCTCAGCGAGGAAACATTCAATACCGATCTTGGCCGGATCGCCAAGTCAGGCAGGCAGATAGGCCTTTTCGTGCACGGCTACAATCACAGCTACCAGGAAGCCTTATTCCGGGGAGCACAAATGGCCGCCGATGCGGATATCGATGGCATACCGGTGGTGTTTTCGTGGCCCTCGCAGGCAAAAGTCACGGGATACATTGCAGACAAGCAGTCCGCGACTTATTCACGCGATGCACTCGCGAAAGTCATGGCCAACCTCGCCCTACAATCCCCGAAGCGAAAGATCATTGTGTTTGGTCACAGCATGGGGGGATGGCTTATCATGGAAGCCTTGCGCCAATTGCGGTTCCAGGGACGAAACGACGTCATTGCCAAACTTCAGGTCGTTCTGGCGGCTCCAGATATCGACGCCGACGTGTTTCGTAAACAGGTCGAGGTCGTTGGGCGGCTTGAGCCACCCCTAACGGTCATGGTTTCAAAAGATGACCGTGCTCTCAAGGTTTCATCCATACTGGGCGCTGATGTTAAACGGATTGGGGCACTGGATGTCGAGAACCCTTCCGTCCAGCTAGTTGCCTTGCGCTACGGCGTACAATTCATTGATATTTCTGACGTGAAAGCGTCGGGCCTGCTCAACCATGACCGCTACACGGCACTAGCCGCCCTGCTGCCGCAGTTGGAAGAAAGTACCGGTGGGCAAGGGTCGGGGTTTGGGCGAGCGGGAGCATTCGTATTTGATACAATTGGAGCGACCCTTTCTAGCCCATTTCATCTCGCGAGCAAAATTGTTAATCCTGAGCATTGA
- a CDS encoding transglutaminase family protein, producing MKIRAGFDIAYECENETAMLLVLNIHPGRRADLLTEQVLTFDRPVEAWGYLDIFGNACSRISAPPGLTTISTRFDIYDSGLPDPVPENAFQHDIKDLPDDVLVFLLGSRYCDTDRLADFAWKNFSATPLGWPRVQAVVDFVHSHIVFNYEKADPLRTAYGGFTDRTGVCRDFAHLAITLCRCMNIPARYCTGYLGDIGVPTDPNPMDFSAWLEVYLSGRWYTVDARHNTPRIGRILMATGRDATDVALSTAFGPAVLKRFEVVTEELAG from the coding sequence ATGAAGATACGCGCCGGGTTCGATATTGCTTATGAGTGCGAGAATGAGACGGCGATGCTGCTGGTTCTCAACATCCATCCCGGCCGGCGCGCGGATCTGCTCACCGAACAGGTCCTGACCTTCGACCGGCCGGTCGAGGCCTGGGGTTATCTGGACATCTTCGGCAATGCCTGCAGCCGCATATCTGCACCGCCCGGACTGACGACGATCTCCACGCGCTTCGACATATATGACAGCGGTCTGCCGGATCCCGTTCCCGAAAACGCTTTCCAGCACGATATCAAGGATTTACCAGACGATGTTCTGGTGTTCCTGCTGGGCAGCCGTTACTGCGACACCGACCGGCTGGCGGACTTTGCCTGGAAAAACTTCTCGGCTACACCACTCGGCTGGCCCCGTGTTCAGGCGGTCGTCGACTTCGTCCATTCCCATATTGTCTTCAACTACGAGAAAGCCGATCCGCTGAGGACAGCTTACGGCGGGTTCACCGACAGGACCGGCGTTTGCCGCGATTTCGCGCATCTTGCGATCACCCTCTGCCGCTGCATGAATATCCCCGCCCGCTATTGCACCGGTTATCTCGGTGATATCGGCGTGCCGACAGACCCCAACCCGATGGATTTCAGCGCCTGGCTTGAGGTCTATCTCAGCGGCCGCTGGTATACGGTCGACGCCCGTCACAACACGCCCCGCATCGGACGCATATTGATGGCGACAGGACGTGATGCCACAGACGTCGCCCTGTCCACCGCTTTCGGGCCGGCCGTCTTGAAGCGGTTCGAGGTGGTTACAGAAGAATTGGCTGGATAA
- a CDS encoding cold-shock protein, whose translation MTTGTVKWFNSTKGFGFIQPDNGDADAFVHISAVERAGMRELVEGQKIGFELERDNKSGKMSACNLQAA comes from the coding sequence ATGACCACTGGCACAGTTAAATGGTTCAATTCCACCAAGGGCTTCGGCTTCATTCAGCCTGACAATGGCGACGCCGATGCGTTCGTCCACATCTCCGCTGTTGAGCGCGCCGGCATGCGCGAACTCGTCGAAGGTCAGAAGATCGGCTTCGAGCTCGAGCGCGACAACAAGTCGGGCAAAATGTCGGCCTGCAATCTGCAGGCTGCCTAA
- a CDS encoding DUF1488 domain-containing protein — protein MTLAFPNAARSFDEGRKAVRFFGHDGMFEIRFLVEAEALARGRGHAMSMSEAQCLSSFDAMRTAIYAAAQKVYAKSRRNMNILTASDLG, from the coding sequence ATGACGCTCGCTTTCCCCAACGCGGCCCGCAGTTTTGACGAGGGGCGTAAAGCGGTTCGCTTTTTCGGCCATGACGGCATGTTCGAGATCCGGTTTCTTGTCGAGGCCGAAGCGCTCGCCAGGGGCCGGGGACACGCCATGAGCATGTCGGAAGCCCAGTGCCTTTCCTCTTTCGACGCGATGCGCACGGCCATCTATGCCGCGGCACAGAAGGTCTACGCCAAATCGCGTCGCAATATGAATATCCTGACAGCCTCCGACCTCGGCTAA
- a CDS encoding PepSY domain-containing protein, producing MKKLLLAAALVGASTLAAFAQTTPAPATDGKMPAVATPETKNPTAPVEGANSFTEEQAKTRLTEAGYTDVTGLVKDDRGVWQAKASKDGKPVSLALDYQGNIVAN from the coding sequence ATGAAAAAACTTCTCTTAGCCGCAGCGCTTGTCGGCGCGTCGACGCTTGCCGCCTTCGCACAGACCACCCCCGCCCCGGCAACCGATGGGAAAATGCCCGCCGTGGCCACGCCCGAGACCAAGAATCCCACAGCGCCTGTCGAAGGCGCAAACAGTTTTACCGAGGAACAGGCGAAAACACGCCTCACTGAGGCCGGATATACCGATGTCACCGGCCTTGTGAAGGATGACAGGGGTGTCTGGCAGGCCAAGGCCTCGAAAGATGGCAAGCCGGTAAGCCTGGCGCTCGACTATCAGGGCAACATTGTCGCTAACTAA
- a CDS encoding pyridoxamine 5'-phosphate oxidase family protein, which produces MSMEDLSKKLGNIDFCMFNTHAPDRIASRPMSNNGDVEYDGDSWFFSYDNTKKVSDIIGEAGVTLTFTAPPSILGKPGIFIAVHGEASLIRDKVQFEQHWVKDLERWFPEGIGTAGLILIRVAARTIEYWDGEDNGRIEMTTVDAVEGRKV; this is translated from the coding sequence ATGAGTATGGAAGACCTGTCGAAGAAGCTGGGCAACATCGATTTCTGCATGTTCAACACCCATGCTCCGGACAGGATTGCCAGCCGGCCAATGAGCAACAATGGTGATGTGGAATATGATGGCGACTCCTGGTTCTTCTCATACGACAATACAAAGAAGGTCAGCGATATCATTGGTGAAGCCGGGGTTACGCTGACATTTACCGCGCCCCCCAGCATTCTTGGCAAGCCTGGGATTTTCATCGCCGTCCATGGTGAAGCGAGCTTGATCCGAGACAAGGTGCAATTTGAGCAGCACTGGGTCAAGGATCTCGAGCGCTGGTTTCCCGAAGGAATCGGTACCGCCGGCCTCATCCTGATCAGGGTTGCGGCCCGAACGATCGAGTATTGGGACGGTGAGGACAATGGGCGGATAGAAATGACCACAGTCGATGCAGTCGAAGGACGTAAAGTGTGA
- a CDS encoding MgtC/SapB family protein, translating to MGKGRKHVIDWLLSHGAEADIVANLLPLLIAYLLALPIGWDREQHERSTGLRTFPLVAMASCGFIEATETVTTGNPEATARNRLIRRNAVARLTSSSAASSAISPEVTSPDRHFRNPRMASARRHASSQSVLPISSGN from the coding sequence ATGGGCAAAGGGAGGAAGCACGTGATCGACTGGTTATTGTCCCACGGGGCTGAGGCCGATATCGTCGCGAACCTCCTGCCACTCCTGATCGCCTATCTCCTGGCGCTGCCGATCGGCTGGGACAGAGAACAGCATGAACGCAGCACGGGCCTGCGGACATTTCCTTTGGTTGCGATGGCTTCCTGCGGCTTCATCGAGGCGACCGAAACCGTTACAACTGGCAATCCGGAAGCAACTGCTCGGAACCGCTTGATAAGACGGAATGCCGTTGCTCGACTGACTTCGAGTTCGGCAGCAAGCAGCGCTATATCCCCGGAAGTTACATCGCCAGATCGACACTTCAGAAATCCTCGGATGGCCTCCGCGCGTCGACACGCCTCATCCCAAAGCGTTTTGCCAATCTCGTCAGGAAATTGA
- a CDS encoding lipoprotein-releasing ABC transporter permease subunit gives MTHFISTARRDVGRAKVLKGAGPFSTFECMVAWRYLWTKRKQASASVIAIISFIGIMLGVATLITVMAVMNGFRTELLTRILGINGHLLVEPFDAPLVDYESIAKGISSIAGIKYAIPLVEGQVLASHSGVSTGAIVRGIRGFDLGRITLVAKNIRDGNIAGFEASEGVIIGTRMAQNLKLQLGDMLTMVFPSSNLVQSQSTLLKVYPVSAIFEVGMSQYDASVIYMPILEAQQSFKVERQAQMIEVFVDNPDAVNSLSKSIEAVVPLRIRLTDWRQRNQTFFAALQVQRNAMLIILTLIVVVAALNIISGLIMLVRDKRREIAVLRTIGASRGSVMRIFMMTGAILGATGTMAGVALGIAICLHIERLRQFLSWVTGTALFNPELYFLSELPARLELSETLSVAMMALILSFLATLYPAWRAASLDPIDALKS, from the coding sequence ATGACGCATTTCATTTCCACTGCTCGCAGAGATGTGGGGCGCGCTAAAGTTCTAAAGGGTGCCGGGCCATTTTCGACTTTCGAATGTATGGTGGCGTGGCGCTATCTTTGGACCAAACGCAAGCAAGCCAGCGCCTCAGTCATCGCTATCATTTCGTTTATTGGGATCATGCTGGGGGTTGCCACGCTGATCACTGTGATGGCGGTCATGAACGGCTTCCGTACGGAACTTCTAACGCGTATTCTCGGCATCAACGGGCACTTGCTAGTCGAACCGTTTGATGCTCCGCTGGTAGATTATGAATCCATCGCTAAGGGTATCAGTAGCATCGCCGGCATAAAATATGCGATCCCGCTAGTGGAAGGGCAAGTGCTGGCATCCCACTCGGGAGTCAGCACCGGGGCGATAGTGCGCGGTATTCGGGGTTTTGATCTTGGTAGGATCACGCTAGTCGCCAAGAACATCCGCGACGGCAATATTGCCGGTTTCGAGGCGAGTGAGGGTGTAATCATCGGCACACGTATGGCGCAGAACCTCAAGCTCCAGCTTGGCGATATGCTGACTATGGTTTTCCCTAGCAGTAATTTGGTGCAGTCGCAGAGCACGCTCTTGAAAGTTTATCCGGTGAGCGCGATTTTCGAAGTCGGGATGTCGCAATATGATGCATCGGTCATCTACATGCCAATCTTGGAAGCGCAGCAATCCTTCAAGGTAGAGCGCCAGGCGCAAATGATCGAAGTTTTCGTCGATAATCCGGACGCAGTGAATTCGCTATCCAAATCTATTGAGGCGGTTGTGCCACTGCGGATCAGGCTGACAGATTGGCGGCAACGCAATCAAACCTTTTTTGCCGCTCTTCAGGTTCAACGGAATGCGATGCTCATAATCCTGACACTGATTGTGGTCGTTGCCGCTCTCAACATCATATCTGGTCTCATCATGCTGGTTAGGGACAAGCGTCGGGAAATTGCTGTCTTACGTACCATTGGTGCCTCCCGTGGTTCGGTTATGCGCATCTTCATGATGACTGGCGCAATCCTCGGTGCGACCGGCACAATGGCCGGCGTAGCGTTGGGAATAGCCATCTGCCTACACATCGAGCGCCTCCGGCAATTCCTCTCTTGGGTAACGGGCACTGCGTTGTTCAATCCAGAACTCTATTTTCTTAGTGAGTTGCCCGCGCGTTTGGAATTGAGTGAAACCCTTTCGGTAGCGATGATGGCCCTTATTCTGTCCTTTCTAGCCACGCTTTACCCAGCCTGGCGCGCTGCAAGCCTTGATCCTATCGACGCGCTGAAGTCCTAG
- a CDS encoding HlyD family secretion protein, whose translation MKNFTITLGRALLTLSMVCCAAVLSWHLWSFYMEAPWTRDAHIRADIVRLAPDVSGPVTEVLVSDNVQVEKGMPLFRIEKDRFELSLRQAEAQVRSSKAAADLAKIDFERYQLLASKEAASLKEWQHAESLRYQADAAYQSALVALDLAKLNLDRTTVKAPVSGKITNFPLRRGTYVSAGNAVGVLIESDAIYVAGYFEETKLPRIHVGDRVKIEIMGEQQPIIGHVAGVAAGIEDRERSDTAGSLASVAPTFSWVRLAQRIPVRIKIDDGPKSVNLIAGRTATVSVEPRGN comes from the coding sequence ATGAAAAATTTTACCATCACCTTGGGCAGAGCCCTGTTGACCTTATCCATGGTATGTTGCGCAGCGGTTCTAAGCTGGCACCTGTGGTCTTTCTACATGGAGGCACCGTGGACGCGCGACGCTCACATCCGGGCAGATATCGTTCGTCTGGCACCAGATGTGTCGGGACCCGTCACGGAGGTTTTGGTATCCGACAACGTGCAAGTCGAGAAAGGGATGCCCCTGTTTCGGATCGAAAAAGACCGTTTCGAACTCTCGCTGCGCCAGGCAGAGGCCCAAGTGCGCAGCAGTAAGGCCGCAGCGGATCTGGCGAAGATCGACTTCGAACGATATCAACTGCTCGCCTCTAAAGAAGCCGCCAGCCTCAAGGAGTGGCAGCACGCAGAAAGCCTGCGGTACCAGGCAGACGCTGCTTACCAATCGGCACTCGTCGCCCTTGATCTGGCGAAGCTGAACCTTGACCGGACAACCGTGAAAGCGCCAGTCTCAGGCAAAATCACGAACTTCCCTTTACGTCGGGGCACCTATGTCTCCGCGGGAAATGCGGTCGGGGTGCTAATAGAAAGTGACGCCATCTACGTTGCGGGGTACTTTGAAGAAACAAAACTCCCGCGGATTCACGTCGGAGATCGCGTGAAGATCGAGATCATGGGAGAACAGCAACCGATTATCGGCCATGTCGCAGGTGTTGCCGCCGGGATTGAGGATCGCGAGCGAAGCGATACTGCAGGCTCGCTAGCTAGCGTTGCTCCAACATTTTCATGGGTCCGTCTGGCCCAGAGGATTCCAGTGCGGATTAAGATCGACGACGGTCCGAAGTCGGTCAACCTTATTGCGGGGAGGACCGCAACAGTCTCTGTTGAACCGAGGGGCAACTGA
- a CDS encoding DUF1656 domain-containing protein, with protein sequence MTGQFDLYGVFLPWLSALAVCAYGLLRVLIPVFGRMGLYSAVWHRSLFNLALYITLLGVLSAVLNWLQT encoded by the coding sequence GTGACCGGACAATTCGATCTCTATGGTGTCTTCCTGCCTTGGTTATCCGCGCTCGCGGTGTGTGCATACGGTCTGCTCCGGGTACTCATACCGGTGTTCGGCAGGATGGGGCTTTATTCAGCGGTGTGGCATCGCTCGCTGTTCAACCTCGCGCTTTATATCACCCTCCTTGGCGTGCTTTCCGCTGTTCTCAACTGGTTGCAAACATGA
- a CDS encoding FUSC family protein, translating to MSVRTFVTPGNVIFSLKTFLAAMLAYYLAIRFDLPRPFWAVSTVYIVAHPLSGAISSKSFYRLLGTLIGGGATIIMVPNLVNSPPLLSAAIILWASGCTLISLLDRTPRSYVSLLAGYTVLLAGLPLVTAPASTFDTVVARVEEIGLAILCASIVSHVVFPVHVGTALLERIDAWMARAQVLLAATATAKADQARNRAERYALAAEAADLRSFTVHLRYDGSRYRSAVSLVRSLQHRMVAILPLLSELEDQRRALARLRTPGTEQAMSMIAAIGSTSLSSPELFGIKTDAPASFEAPRSWEELLLANFSRNLRNIAQVSHEYQSLRDALNEENAAKAVGRFASRENIPAQHADIAMALLSALTVAICLTTSITFWIASTWTDGMAFAQISGVLCCLLATMDDPVPAMRKFVYVTIGSVIAASVYAFAILPLIDGFVPLVAALGLFLIPAGICLAVPSLAIVGMGLCINFPLLLTLQAQQSSDFIMFVNSGTATVLGMVWAIVVCGIFRSVRAETNARRLFSVTQAHVAGIAAGQHADAHVTRHHVIDVAGMFAVRAAKLPATSGTSDADLMRDLRAGLHITAMQVRSDEASIPVCVRAEVIFSALELLYRITPARRGEAMERALGMLDAFMLSTADLSLTDADTELMVHAAALRLCLAPETDPPVSTTSPSNRSAR from the coding sequence ATGAGCGTTCGAACCTTTGTCACCCCCGGGAACGTGATCTTTTCATTGAAGACATTCCTTGCGGCAATGCTTGCTTATTACCTCGCAATAAGGTTCGATCTGCCGCGACCGTTTTGGGCCGTTTCAACCGTCTACATCGTTGCTCATCCCCTTTCGGGCGCCATCTCATCAAAATCGTTCTATCGATTGCTAGGAACACTGATCGGGGGCGGCGCGACCATCATCATGGTCCCAAATCTCGTGAACTCACCCCCACTGCTTTCCGCAGCGATTATCTTGTGGGCGTCGGGATGCACGTTAATCAGCCTTCTTGATCGCACACCCCGCAGCTATGTTTCCCTGCTGGCCGGATACACCGTGCTTCTAGCAGGATTGCCACTTGTCACGGCGCCCGCAAGCACGTTTGACACTGTCGTTGCGCGGGTCGAGGAGATCGGACTTGCAATCCTGTGCGCCTCGATCGTCAGCCACGTTGTTTTTCCAGTCCATGTCGGCACAGCACTGCTCGAGCGGATCGATGCTTGGATGGCAAGGGCGCAGGTGCTCCTTGCGGCAACTGCAACCGCCAAGGCGGATCAAGCCCGAAACAGAGCGGAACGATACGCCTTGGCCGCAGAAGCGGCGGACCTGCGGTCGTTCACAGTCCACCTTCGATATGACGGATCAAGATATCGATCTGCCGTTTCACTTGTGAGGTCACTGCAGCACCGCATGGTCGCCATTCTTCCGTTATTGAGCGAACTCGAGGATCAGCGAAGGGCATTGGCCAGACTCCGCACTCCGGGCACGGAGCAGGCCATGTCGATGATTGCGGCGATCGGATCGACATCGTTAAGCTCCCCGGAACTATTCGGGATCAAAACCGATGCGCCAGCCTCTTTCGAAGCGCCTCGGTCATGGGAAGAGCTTCTTCTTGCCAATTTTTCGCGGAACTTGCGGAATATTGCTCAAGTTTCTCATGAGTATCAGTCGCTTCGAGACGCTTTGAATGAAGAGAATGCAGCGAAGGCAGTTGGCCGCTTCGCGTCTCGGGAAAACATCCCAGCCCAGCACGCTGACATCGCCATGGCGTTGCTTTCGGCACTGACGGTTGCGATCTGCCTCACCACATCAATCACCTTCTGGATCGCCAGCACGTGGACCGACGGCATGGCATTTGCCCAGATTTCAGGCGTACTTTGCTGCCTTCTGGCGACGATGGACGATCCGGTGCCAGCCATGCGCAAATTCGTGTACGTCACCATCGGGTCGGTCATCGCTGCGTCCGTCTATGCCTTCGCGATCCTTCCGCTGATCGATGGTTTTGTGCCGCTTGTCGCTGCACTAGGCCTCTTCCTGATACCTGCAGGGATTTGCCTTGCCGTGCCTTCGCTTGCGATCGTCGGCATGGGCCTTTGTATAAACTTTCCACTTCTTCTTACTCTTCAGGCACAGCAGAGCAGCGACTTCATAATGTTTGTAAACTCGGGTACCGCGACTGTTCTTGGGATGGTCTGGGCGATCGTGGTGTGCGGCATCTTTCGATCTGTGAGAGCAGAGACGAATGCCAGGAGGCTTTTCTCAGTGACACAGGCGCATGTCGCCGGGATCGCGGCGGGCCAACATGCCGACGCGCATGTCACGCGCCATCACGTCATCGACGTGGCAGGCATGTTTGCAGTCAGGGCGGCGAAACTACCCGCCACCTCCGGCACCTCCGATGCCGACCTGATGAGGGACCTGCGCGCGGGGCTGCACATAACGGCAATGCAGGTACGCTCGGATGAAGCCTCGATACCTGTTTGTGTCCGGGCCGAAGTCATCTTCTCGGCGCTGGAGCTCTTGTATCGGATTACACCCGCCAGGCGTGGCGAGGCCATGGAGCGTGCACTTGGTATGCTGGATGCCTTTATGCTTTCAACCGCGGACCTTTCCTTAACGGACGCCGACACGGAACTCATGGTGCACGCGGCCGCTCTTCGTCTGTGCCTTGCACCGGAGACGGATCCTCCGGTTTCGACAACGTCTCCATCGAATAGGAGCGCCAGGTGA
- a CDS encoding helix-turn-helix transcriptional regulator: MMTKFHHPPLSLSAALGDHDLEKSAARVHAVRIDVSQNEREAPEHRHQKGQLVMASRGGVTCRVPSGMWMVPPHCGVWVPGGMPHSNVATANARLFFLFIEPGAADLPDRCCTLSLSPLIRELIIEMANQPAAVTADSELMATLLLSALSRMPIEHLHLPLTDEPRLMRIASELADHPADRSTMALWARRVGMSENSLARLVQHQTGLTFGRWRQQLQLIVAIRSLAAGSTVQQVSGDLGYESVSAFITMFKKALGTSPARYLGNFDR; the protein is encoded by the coding sequence ATGATGACTAAATTCCACCATCCGCCCTTGTCTCTTTCTGCAGCCCTGGGCGACCACGACCTAGAAAAGTCCGCGGCGCGAGTGCACGCTGTGAGGATCGATGTATCCCAGAACGAACGGGAGGCACCTGAACACCGCCACCAAAAAGGGCAGCTTGTCATGGCCTCACGGGGCGGCGTGACATGTCGCGTTCCAAGCGGGATGTGGATGGTGCCGCCCCATTGCGGCGTCTGGGTTCCGGGTGGCATGCCGCATAGCAACGTGGCAACCGCCAACGCGCGTTTGTTTTTTCTGTTCATCGAGCCGGGCGCTGCCGATCTGCCGGACCGGTGCTGCACACTGTCTCTATCCCCGCTCATCCGGGAGCTTATCATTGAGATGGCTAATCAGCCCGCAGCAGTGACCGCAGATTCAGAACTCATGGCAACACTCCTTTTGTCGGCATTATCGCGGATGCCGATAGAGCATCTTCATCTCCCGCTTACAGATGAGCCCCGGCTTATGCGGATTGCATCGGAGCTTGCTGACCATCCTGCCGATCGCAGTACGATGGCGCTATGGGCAAGGCGGGTCGGGATGAGTGAGAATTCGCTCGCACGTCTCGTCCAGCACCAGACCGGTCTCACATTCGGTCGTTGGCGACAGCAGCTGCAATTGATCGTCGCAATCCGCAGCCTCGCGGCCGGGTCGACAGTTCAGCAGGTTTCGGGCGACCTTGGATATGAATCCGTGTCTGCGTTTATCACGATGTTCAAGAAAGCGCTTGGTACATCGCCAGCCAGATATTTAGGTAACTTTGACCGGTAG
- a CDS encoding VOC family protein: MFTHVMIGSNDLERSRKFYDATFVALGGKPGEMDARGRLIYAHEGGRLMITKPIDGKPATAANGGTIGIAATTPDHVVAWHAAGVAHGGRSIENPPTERLNGAFVAYLRDPDGNKLSARTHQLK; the protein is encoded by the coding sequence ATGTTCACCCACGTCATGATCGGCAGTAACGACCTGGAACGATCTAGAAAATTCTACGACGCAACCTTTGTTGCCCTAGGGGGGAAGCCCGGCGAGATGGATGCGAGAGGTCGACTGATCTACGCGCATGAAGGAGGGCGGCTGATGATAACGAAACCGATCGACGGCAAGCCGGCAACCGCCGCTAATGGTGGAACGATCGGTATTGCGGCGACGACCCCCGACCATGTCGTGGCATGGCATGCCGCTGGTGTCGCACATGGCGGCAGGTCAATCGAGAACCCGCCTACGGAACGACTGAACGGCGCGTTCGTCGCCTATCTTCGCGACCCCGACGGAAACAAACTTTCCGCGCGGACGCATCAGCTGAAATGA
- a CDS encoding BrnA antitoxin family protein: protein MATTPRRPSNPKDAAEALFKTAKKVAAPVVERPAIPNTRELVSLKIDSDVLAHFQADGPGWQERINDTLRAAMNASN, encoded by the coding sequence ATGGCTACGACACCGCGGCGACCGTCCAATCCGAAAGACGCGGCAGAGGCGTTGTTCAAAACGGCAAAAAAGGTCGCAGCGCCGGTCGTTGAACGGCCTGCAATCCCCAACACCAGGGAGCTTGTATCATTGAAGATCGACAGCGACGTCCTCGCGCATTTTCAGGCGGACGGACCCGGCTGGCAAGAGCGCATAAACGATACCTTGCGAGCAGCAATGAATGCGTCCAATTAA